In Humulus lupulus chromosome 6, drHumLupu1.1, whole genome shotgun sequence, a single genomic region encodes these proteins:
- the LOC133782981 gene encoding uncharacterized protein LOC133782981: protein MCMAEESTFSGMSEPDIIVLRDTLQLQQQLLQKLYAELDQEREASASAASEALSMILRLQGEKAAVKMEANQYKRLSEEKICHAEESLAIFEDVIYSKEMEIASLEFQVQAYKCRLLSLGYSDLVAVESKFPENLLIQGCDPWKGDSCVSGGNVKRFSSLPPIPLKDFQNKKNTLEQEKSMYSSGGSFISYWQQIKMLDEQVKEISNGRDSGMEKAPNLKSGSRSCSLSPPVTFSTSVDFSRLETVNCLNQVKLDDNLRETEAIITTSCSLSVQDIYEVPKLKENQSFCEQQNRRQSKLLEEAENKIGRLDFMSEETSAFCLQDERDCVKTMLHCTKDGSNLSIPKDEMSINCNVALVHPTTGVSESQAKFQQLCRRVGRLEGESSASQETTYAGEEERKLLREIHEKINTLQAEICTWTKDKTPVHDEQPLENKTREQEDDQPLQNKTREQDDDQPLENKTREQDDDQRIHCLKEALLHCWF, encoded by the exons ATGTGTATGGCTGAAGAGAGTACATTCTCTGGGATGTCTGAACCTGATATAATAGTTCTGAGAGACACACTTCAACTTCAGCAACAGCTTCTGCAAAAGCTTTACGCCGAGTTGGACCAGGAAAGGGAAGCTTCAGCTAGTGCAGCCAGTGAAGCTCTATCCATGATACTGCGTTTGCAAGGAGAGAAAGCTGCTGTGAAGATGGAAGCGAATCAGTACAAGAGATTGTCAGAGGAAAAGATTTGTCATGCTGAGGAGTCTCTTGCGATTTTCGAAGATGTAATTTATTCCAAGGAAATGGAGATAGCCTCACTTGAGTTCCAAGTTCAGGCTTATAAGTGCAGGCTTTTAAGCTTGGGATACAGTGATTTGGTTGCTGTTGAAAGCAAGTTTCCAGAGAATTTATTGATACAAGGATGTGATCCATGGAAAGGAGATTCTTGTGTTAGTGGTGGTAATGTTAAAAGGTTTAGCTCTTTGCCTCCAATTCCCCTAAAGGATTTCCAAAACAAGAAAAATACCTTAGAACAAGAAAAATCCATGTATTCTTCAGGTGGCTCCTTTATTTCTTACTGGCAGCAGATTAAGATGTTAGATGAACAAGTAAAAGAGATTTCAAATGGTAGAGATTCTGGCATGGAGAAAGCACCAAACTTAAAGAGTGGTTCAAGATCTTGTTCATTGTCTCCACCAGTAACCTTCAGCACATCAGTTGATTTTTCGAGATTAGAAACTGTTAACTGTTTGAATCAAGTAAAACTTGATGATAATCTACGAGAGACGGAAGCAATTATTACCACTTCTTGCTCTTTGAGTGTTCAAGATATCTATGAAGTTCCAAAACTCAAAGAGAATCAGAGTTTTTGTGAGCAACAAAACAGAAGACAGAGCAAGTTGCTTGAAGAAGCTGAGAATAAGATTGGGAGGCTGGATTTTATGTCAGAGGAAACCAGTGCTTTTTGTCTTCAAGATGAAAGAGACTGTGTAAAGACGATGCTGCACTGCACAAAAGATGGGAGCAACTTGTCTATACCAAAAGATGAAATGAGTATTAATTGCAATGTGGCTTTGGTTCATCCAACCACTGGTGTTTCTGAATCTCAGGCCAAGTTTCAACAGCTGTGCAGAAGGGTAGGCCGGCTTGAGGGAGAGAGTAGTGCAAGTCAAGAAACTACTTATGCAGGTGAAGAAGAGAGGAAGTTATTGAGGgaaatacatgaaaaaattaacaCCTTACAAGCTGAAATTTGTACTTGGACAAAAGATAAAACTCCGGTACATGATGAACAACCCTTGGAAAACAAAACCAGGGAGCAGGAGGATGATCAACCCTTACAAAACAAAACCAGGGAGCAGGATGATGATCAACCCTTAGAAAACAAAACCAGGGAGCAGGATGATGATCAACGCATACATTGTTTAAAAGAG GCACTGCTACACTGTTGGTTTTGA
- the LOC133782982 gene encoding uncharacterized protein LOC133782982: MGNGSSMLTQYDIEEVQEHCRNTFSQQEIVSLYQRFCQLDRNGGGFISSDEFLSIPEVAVNPLSQRLMGMLNGLNFKEFVAFLSAFSPRASQQQKIEFIFRVYDSDCNGKVTFSDILNILRDLTGQFISEQQREQVLTRVLEESGFAKDSTLGISDFMKVLGNSGIKMDVEVPID; the protein is encoded by the exons ATGGGCAACGGTTCTTCTATGCTCACCCAATATGACATCGAAGAAGTCCAAGAGCACTGCCGCAACACCT TTTCGCAGCAGGAGATCGTTTCCCTGTACCAGAGATTCTGCCAGCTTGATCGCAACGGCGGAGGTTTCATCTCCTCAGACGAGTTTTTATCTATACCTGAAGTCGCTGTCAATCCACTTTCCCAG AGATTGATGGGGATGTTAAATGGATTGAACTTCAAGGAATTTGTGGCATTTTTGTCAGCATTCAGTCCTAGAGCGAGCCAGCAACAAAAGATTGAGT TTATCTTTAGAGTATATGATTCAGACTGCAATGGAAAAGTCACATTCAGCGACATATTGAACATTTTGAGGGATTTGACTGGACAGTTCATATCTGAGCAACAAAGGGAG CAAGTGTTGACTCGTGTCCTCGAGGAATCAGGGTTCGCGAAAGATTCAACATTAGGCATATCCGACTTCATGAAG GTTCTGGGAAACTCTGGCATAAAGATGGATGTTGAGGTTCCTATCgactga